From a region of the Cucumis sativus cultivar 9930 chromosome 6, Cucumber_9930_V3, whole genome shotgun sequence genome:
- the LOC101218171 gene encoding proteasome subunit beta type-3-A translates to MSIFEYNGSAVVAMVGKNCFAIASDRRLGVQLQTIATDFQKIYRIHDKLFLGLSGLGTDAQTLYQRLVFRHKLYQLREERDMKPETFASLVSAILYEKRFGPYFCQPVIAGLSDEDKPFICTMDSIGAKELAKDFVVSGTASESLYGACEAMFKPDMEPEELFETISQALLSSVDRDCLSGWGGHVYVVTPTEVKERILKGRMD, encoded by the exons ATGTCG ATCTTTGAGTATAATGGAAGTGCTGTAGTTGCGATGGTGGGGAAGAATTGCTTTGCCATTGCCAGTGATCGTAGGCTTGGTGTTCAGCTGCAGACTATTGCCACAGATTTCCAGAAAATTTACAGGATTCATGACAAGCTATTTCTTGGCCTTTCGGGGCTTGGTACCGATGCTCAGACACT GTATCAACGGCTTGTTTTCCGGCACAAACTGTACCAACTTCGTGAAGAGAGGGACATGAAGCCTGAGACTTTTGCTAGCCTGGTCTCAGCTATTCTTTATGAGAAAAG GTTTGGTCCATATTTTTGCCAGCCTGTAATTGCTGGATTGAGTGATGAAGACAAACCCTTCATTTGCACGATGGATTCCATTGGGGCCAA AGAGCTTGCTAAGGATTTTGTTGTTTCTGGTACTGCATCGGAGTCCCTTTATGGTGCTTGTGAGGCAATGTTTAAACCTGACATG GAACCAGAGGAATTATTTGAGACCATCTCTCAAGCGCTGCTTTCTTCTGTGGATAGGGACTGTTTGAGTGGATGGGGAGGGCATGTCTATGTTGT TACGCCTACTGAAGTGAAAGAGCGAATCTTGAAGGGACGCATGGATTGA
- the LOC101217935 gene encoding E3 ubiquitin ligase BIG BROTHER-related, whose product MEEQEDNKQQQQQQPQLPQRISLAYVEQVNTDLIMALAMQQQEHELAYTTLETIASDSEEDENSDSNSNNGLDTNATSQRQELVSRWAFLEDDEETTDGNDDMEEDEDGDFEGFDLDELTYEELIALGEFIGEEKRGLPINEIPSCLHSSKFQTIENRSGIDRCVICQVEYDDGEELAALPCEHPYHSECIGEWLQIKRVCPICGTEVSSPNGSKNE is encoded by the coding sequence aTGGAAGAGCAAGAGGATAAtaagcagcagcagcagcagcaaccGCAGCTTCCCCAAAGGATTTCTCTTGCTTATGTTGAACAGGTGAACACAGATTTGATCATGGCCTTGGCAATGCAACAGCAGGAGCACGAGTTGGCCTATACGACGCTGGAGACCATTGCAAGTGATAGTGAAGAAGACGAAAATTCAGATTCCAACAGCAACAATGGTCTCGATACAAATGCTACCTCACAAAGGCAAGAACTTGTATCCCGGTGGGCTTTTTTGGAAGACGATGAGGAGACTACGGATGGAAATGATGAtatggaagaagatgaagatgggGATTTTGAGGGTTTTGATCTGGATGAGCTAACTTATGAGGAGTTGATTGCATTAGGGGAGTTCATTGGGGAAGAAAAGAGGGGCCTACCGATAAACGAAATACCTTCATGCTTGCACTCGAGCAAGTTCCAAACTATCGAAAACAGAAGTGGGATAGATCGGTGTGTGATTTGCCAAGTTGAATATGATGATGGTGAAGAATTGGCTGCTCTTCCTTGTGAGCATCCGTATCATTCAGAATGTATAGGCGAATGGCTTCAAATCAAAAGGGTTTGTCCAATATGTGGCACAGAAGTTTCATCCCCCAATGGttctaaaaatgaataa
- the LOC101217690 gene encoding thioredoxin domain-containing protein PLP3B, which produces MDPNSVKSTLSNLAFGNVMAAAARDYQKELLAQGKAQASNSNNEEVDLDELMDDPELEKLHADRIAALKKEAEKREAMKRQGHGEYREITEGDFLGEVTGSEKVICHFYHHEFYRCKIVDKHLKTLAPKHLDTKFIKLDAENAPFFVTKLGIKTLPCVVLFRKGVATDRLVGFQDLGGKDDFSTKTLEILLTKKGIISEKKEEEEDEYDESRRRSVRSSINIDSDSD; this is translated from the exons ATGGATCCGAACTCCGTTAAGTCCACCCTTTCAAATTTAGCATTTGGAAATGTAATGGCTGCTGCAGCTCGTGATTATCAAAAG GAATTGCTTGCTCAAGGGAAGGCTCAGGCATCAAACTCTAACAACGAGGAAGTTGATCTTGACGAGTTGATGGAT GATCCAGAGCTGGAAAAGTTGCATGCAGATAGAATTGCAGCCCTGAAG AAGGAAGCTGAGAAGAGAGAAGCAATGAAGAGACAAGGGCATGGCGAATACAGAGAAATAACAGAGGGAGACTTTTTGGGAGAAGTCACTGGAAGTGAAAAAGTGATTTGCCACTTCTATCATCATGAATTCTATCGGTGCAa GATTGTGGATAAGCATTTGAAGACTCTTGCACCAAAACATTTAGACACAAAATTCATCAAGCTTGACGCGGAG AATGCACCCTTCTTTGTTACTAAACTTGGAATCAAAACTCTGCCTTGCGTTGTTCTCTTCAG GAAAGGCGTTGCTACAGATAGGCTTGTTGGGTTCCAAGATTTAGGTGGAAAAGATGATTTCAGTACAAAGACGTTGGAAATTCTTTTGACAAAGAAAG GTATCATCAgtgagaaaaaggaagaagaggaagacgaGTACGATGAAAGCAGGCGAAGGTCAGTGAGATCCTCTATCAATATTGATTCCGACTCAGACTAG